GTTATTTATCCACCTGCCGTAAGCAGGGTCTCACGCCATCGGAATCATTGAGACTGTTGTTTGAGGGGAAATGGCCTCCATTTATGGAGACTGAATAACTGCTCTGAGGCATCAATTACGTTTGGAATGGTGAATAGTTACTGAAAAAGAAAATAGGCGAAAGAGTAATTGCTTTAAATGTGAACGGGCAAGATTATCGGCTTAACGTGGGCGATCGGCCCGGCGAAGTTGACCCGGCCCACACCCTGTCTTTTACCCTCAGAGAGACCCTGGGTCTTACCGGCACCAAGGTTTCCTGCGACCACGGGGCCTGCGGAGGCTGCACCGTGCTTCTGGACGGCCGAGCCGTGCTTTCCTGCCTGACCTTGACCATTGAATTGGACGGCCGGCAGGTGACGACCATCGAGGGACTGAGCGATCCCAGGACAGGAAAACTTGACCCCCTGCAGCAAGCCTTTATCGATCATACGGCCTTTCAGTGCGGCTTTTGCACGCCGGGCATGATCATGAGCGCCAAGGTCCTGCTCAACGAAAATCCTTCTCCAACGGAGGAAGAGGTGAAAGAGGCCCTTTCGGGTAACTTTTGCCGCTGCATCAGCCACTACCATGTCGTCCAGGCCGTTTTGGCCGCATCCGGAAAGGTGAAGGAAGGGCCATGACCGGCAAGTACAGGTACATCGGCGTGGCCACGCCCAGAAGAGACGCTTCTGAAATCGTCACCGGCCGCACGCGGTATCTGGGTGATATCAAAATGCCGGATATGCTTTACGCGAAGGTGCTGCGAAGCCCCCAGGCCCACGCCCTGATTAAAAAGGTGGACAAGACGAAGGCCGAGGCCCTCGAAGGGGTGAAAGCCGTACTGATCTGGGAGGACGTCCCCGATTGGAGGGGCGGTACGCCCCGCAACACCCCTGTGCTCGGGCGCAAGGTCCGGTTCGTCGGTGATGCGGTGGCCCTGGTGGCCGCGGTGACGGAAGAGATCGCCTTGGAAGCCCTTTCGCTGATTGAATGCGACTACGAGGTCTTGCCGGCGGTTCTGGACATGGAAGAGGCCTTGAGGCCGGGGGCGCCCCAGTTGTATGAGGAGTACCCCGGTAACGTGGTCACCCCGGGCATGCCTTTTTTCGGACCCAGGTGTCTGAAAGAGGTGGTCATGGGCGATGTGGAAAAAGGTTTTGAAGAGGCTGATGTGGTCGTCGAAGGGGTTTGCGCTTACGAAAACCTGCCCAACCCTCTGCCGCCCGAGCCGCCCGGGGTCATCGCCTTGTGGGAGGATCCGAACCAAGCGACCCTCTGGGTATCCAATCAGGCCTCCTACATGGATAAGGTCACCCTCTTTCATGTGACCAACCGGGAGGTGGAGGTGCGCAGCATTGGCGGGCCTTGCGGAGCCAGCTTCGGGTC
This genomic interval from Deltaproteobacteria bacterium contains the following:
- a CDS encoding (2Fe-2S)-binding protein is translated as MGERVIALNVNGQDYRLNVGDRPGEVDPAHTLSFTLRETLGLTGTKVSCDHGACGGCTVLLDGRAVLSCLTLTIELDGRQVTTIEGLSDPRTGKLDPLQQAFIDHTAFQCGFCTPGMIMSAKVLLNENPSPTEEEVKEALSGNFCRCISHYHVVQAVLAASGKVKEGP